From Brassica rapa cultivar Chiifu-401-42 chromosome A06, CAAS_Brap_v3.01, whole genome shotgun sequence:
GAAGCCGGCCAAGAGTAATGTGTTATGTAGCAATTGGAAGAAGTGGGAGGAAGCTATTATATGGTTAGTgagggcaaaaaaaaaaagatacaacaCTTTTGTGAAGAAGTTATATAGTCATTACTGAGCTGACCATTTGGTTTTCTACTTTTCTTTCAGGTTTCAAGGCACAACAGACGCTGTGGCGTCTCAGTTTTTCCTCAAGAACGTGCATCCAGAGATGAGAGCTGCTGCAGTTGAGCTGTTTGGCGAGCAGGGAAACTCAGCACCCGGAGCGAATGTGTTTGGAGAGCTGATGATGAGTCTCATATCTCCCACTAAAGATGTGAAAGATGCTGTGGACTGGGTTCTACGAGAGACTGGAGATCCTGATATCTCATTACACATGCGAATGCTGATGAGCAAGTATGTTATATAACACACAtctctgtcttttctttttttcagctGGCTGATAAATCCTCCTTCTTCCAGATCTGTTAGACCTCTGCGTGCAGCAGTGAACTGCCTAGGGAAAGCAGTCAACAGGCTTGGCGTAACGAAACCGAGAGTGGTTATAGTCTCTGACACGCCATCTGTAGTGAAAAATCTCGAACTAAATATCAGCTCAATCGCTGAGGTAACAATGATCTTTCCAACAACATGCTTCAGGTACATTGGAGGTGGACTAACTCAGTTGCAATGTGTTTTTGCAGGTTCTGCATTTTGACTATAAGCTTTTCCGAGGGGATATAGCTCAACGTGGTCGTGGGTTACCAATGTTAGACTTCAGAATAAAAGATTGGGGTCCTGCACCGAGATGGGTTGCGTTTGTAGACTTCTTCCTCGCGTGCCGTGCGAAACGTGCTGTGATCTCAGGTGCTCACAAACGAGTCGGGACTACTTATGCTCAGTTAGTTGCTGCACTAGCCGCCGCAAACAGTCTCGGTTAAGACCTTTACTTAGTTTTTGTCTTTTCATATCTCTGTTTATGACCGTTACTGACTTGGTTAATATTTAGCAGAGGACGGTTCGAGCAACTCGAGCTTTGCGTTCTTGAGTAGTTTCCAGAGTAATCTGTTAGCAGATGGTTTGAAGAACCAGGTGGGCTGGGGACATGTCTGGAATCGATACGCTGGTCCGTTGAGCTGTCCAAAACAGCCAAACCAATGCGCCTTCACGCCTCTAGCACCTCCCGGTTGGTGGGACGGTTTATGGCAGTCGCCAATACCAAGGGACGCTCGTAAGCTTGCGGCTTATGGCGTTGAGCTTTCTGGTTTTGGTACGGTTAACGAAGACCGTCTCCATGCCTTTTGTAACGCCAAGAAAGCCTACTTAAGCACTGTAACGATCGTTTAGTAACTTGTTGAAAAGTACTTTTTTGGCCTCTTGGTTTAATGTAGTAGTTACTGGTTTCTATTTCTCGGTCTACATTTTTCCCTTCCTTAATCGAACCAGCCAATTTAcaataaccgaaccgaaaccgtgATATAATTAAACTTGAACAAGTCTATTGGTTTAATACAAACACTGATGTTATTTCCTCAATTTGATATTCTGATTTCCCTTTTTGAACTAATCCGAAATCTCGTT
This genomic window contains:
- the LOC103875260 gene encoding uncharacterized protein LOC103875260 encodes the protein MKRGGIRRKRLFGRTILFTSVVFFIGFGLLLLTLRSVDDPNSSFIDDDDDDAVSDEDNARWINSSSVVEAKVDGGRLCATVEEMGSEFDGGFVDQSLRVRDVIRRHFHLNGAAAVRELAPEAFCRRGYVLGKTAEAGFGNEMYKILTSGALSIMLNRSLIIGQTRGKYPFGDYIAYSNDTFTLTEVKHLWRQKGCVKKYGRRLVMRLDDFEKPAKSNVLCSNWKKWEEAIIWFQGTTDAVASQFFLKNVHPEMRAAAVELFGEQGNSAPGANVFGELMMSLISPTKDVKDAVDWVLRETGDPDISLHMRMLMSKSVRPLRAAVNCLGKAVNRLGVTKPRVVIVSDTPSVVKNLELNISSIAEVLHFDYKLFRGDIAQRGRGLPMLDFRIKDWGPAPRWVAFVDFFLACRAKRAVISGAHKRVGTTYAQLVAALAAANSLEDGSSNSSFAFLSSFQSNLLADGLKNQVGWGHVWNRYAGPLSCPKQPNQCAFTPLAPPGWWDGLWQSPIPRDARKLAAYGVELSGFGTVNEDRLHAFCNAKKAYLSTVTIV